In Pontiella desulfatans, one DNA window encodes the following:
- a CDS encoding ATP-binding cassette domain-containing protein: MALLSLQNIHKAFGAAPLLNDATLQIERGERICLVGRNGEGKSTLLKIVNGDIEPDAGEIIRLPGLKVRRLRQNVPGNISLTVEDLAFQGLEDPHDDYVSHQAVDKAVSLVSLENHLKFNELSGGQKRRALLAQALVCEPDILVLDEPTNHLDIESIQWLENFLQRYKGTLVFVTHDRSFVRKLATRILELDRGNLHSWACDYDTYLKRKQALLDGEAEQWAQFDKKLAQEEVWIRKGIKARRTRNEGRVRALEQMRNERSQRRERTGTVNMQVVEAGVSGRKVITAGNVSYDYSGLPIVQDLDVEIMRGDKIGIIGPNGCGKSTLIKLLLGDLHPKTGTVDHGTKLQVAYFDQHRAALDDSKSVAENVTADDVIDIGGVKKHVLGYLQEFLFAPDRARQKVEVLSGGERNRLLLAKLFTKASNVLVLDEPTNDLDVETLELLEELLANYEGTLLLVSHDRSFLNNVVTSTMVFEGNGKIGEYAGGYDDWLSQRSQVEKSQAESQKPSEKKKATRKLSNKEREELKNLPKRIEELEAELEELQQAMTDPAFYQKPKEEIAAATERAEAIPHELEKSFERWEELEGL, encoded by the coding sequence ATGGCACTATTGAGTTTACAGAATATCCACAAGGCATTCGGCGCGGCGCCGCTGCTCAACGACGCAACGTTGCAGATCGAGCGCGGCGAACGCATCTGCCTGGTCGGCCGCAACGGCGAAGGCAAATCGACGTTGCTGAAAATCGTCAACGGCGACATTGAACCCGACGCGGGCGAAATCATCCGCCTGCCCGGCTTGAAGGTGCGGCGGCTGCGGCAAAACGTGCCGGGCAACATTTCGCTCACGGTCGAAGATCTCGCCTTCCAGGGGCTGGAGGACCCGCACGACGACTATGTTTCGCACCAGGCCGTCGATAAGGCGGTCTCGCTGGTCTCGCTGGAAAACCACCTCAAGTTCAACGAACTCTCCGGAGGCCAGAAACGCCGCGCGCTGCTGGCGCAGGCCCTGGTGTGCGAACCGGACATCCTGGTGCTGGACGAGCCGACCAACCACCTCGACATCGAATCGATCCAGTGGCTGGAAAACTTTCTGCAACGCTACAAGGGCACGCTGGTTTTCGTGACGCACGACCGCTCGTTCGTGCGCAAGCTGGCCACGCGCATCCTCGAACTCGACCGCGGCAACCTGCATTCGTGGGCGTGCGACTACGACACCTATCTCAAGCGCAAGCAGGCCCTGCTCGACGGCGAGGCCGAACAGTGGGCGCAGTTCGACAAGAAACTGGCGCAGGAGGAGGTCTGGATCCGCAAAGGCATCAAGGCGCGCCGCACCCGCAACGAGGGCCGTGTCCGGGCGCTGGAACAGATGCGCAACGAGCGCAGCCAGCGGCGCGAGCGCACCGGCACCGTCAACATGCAGGTGGTCGAGGCCGGTGTTTCCGGCCGCAAGGTGATCACCGCCGGGAATGTCTCCTACGACTACAGCGGGCTTCCGATCGTTCAAGACCTCGATGTGGAAATCATGCGCGGCGACAAGATCGGCATCATTGGCCCCAATGGTTGCGGCAAGTCGACGCTGATCAAGCTCCTGCTGGGCGACCTGCATCCCAAAACCGGAACGGTCGACCATGGAACCAAACTGCAGGTGGCCTACTTCGACCAGCACCGCGCCGCGCTGGACGATTCCAAGTCGGTCGCCGAAAACGTCACGGCCGACGACGTGATCGACATCGGCGGCGTGAAGAAGCACGTGCTGGGCTATTTGCAGGAATTCCTGTTCGCGCCCGACCGCGCCCGCCAGAAGGTCGAGGTACTCTCCGGCGGCGAACGCAACCGCCTGTTGCTGGCCAAGCTGTTCACCAAGGCCTCGAACGTACTGGTGCTCGACGAACCCACCAACGACCTCGACGTGGAGACGCTCGAACTGCTCGAGGAACTGCTGGCCAACTATGAGGGCACGCTGCTGCTCGTCAGCCACGACCGCTCCTTCCTGAACAATGTGGTGACCAGCACCATGGTGTTCGAGGGCAACGGTAAAATCGGCGAATACGCGGGAGGCTATGACGATTGGCTCTCCCAAAGGTCGCAGGTCGAAAAGTCGCAGGCCGAAAGTCAAAAGCCATCCGAAAAAAAGAAAGCAACCCGCAAACTCTCCAACAAGGAGCGGGAGGAACTGAAGAACCTGCCGAAACGGATCGAGGAACTGGAGGCCGAGCTGGAAGAACTCCAGCAAGCCATGACCGACCCGGCCTTCTACCAGAAGCCGAAGGAGGAAATCGCCGCCGCCACCGAGCGCGCCGAGGCCATTCCGCACGAACTCGAAAAAAGTTTTGAACGCTGGGAAGAACTTGAGGGTCTATGA
- the uxaC gene encoding glucuronate isomerase, which produces MKKFMDADFLLHTKTAIKLYHEHAENMPIYDYHCHLPPQEVACDKQYDNIGECWLGGDHYKWRGMRTNGVAEKYCTGDASWREKFQKWAETVPQTLRNPLYHWTHLELQRYFGIDTLLGPATAEEIYEECSAKLRTPEFSAKNLMRTMKVKLACTTDDPIDDLEWHKQIAADGFEAKVLPTFRPDRAMNLSDTAVWKNYIQQLEDASELTIVSTDALLEAVDKRHAYFHSVGCRLSDHGVAYVPDAQAGSAELESVFRRALAGEAIALEEREKFEAWFLYEVGKMNHQRGWAQQFHVGVFRNNNSRLFKALGPDTGFDSIADYRQGPGLIRLLDRLDSSNQLAKTVLYNIHPGDNELMATMIGNYQDGSCPGKMQFGSGWWFLDQKDGMEKQMNALSNLGLLSRFVGMLTDSRSFLSYPRHEYFRRILCNLIGNDVENGEIPADMELLGQMVENICYNNAAEYFGIDL; this is translated from the coding sequence ATGAAAAAATTCATGGATGCAGATTTTCTGCTGCACACGAAGACCGCGATCAAGCTCTACCACGAGCACGCGGAAAACATGCCAATCTACGACTACCACTGCCACCTGCCGCCGCAGGAGGTGGCCTGCGACAAGCAGTACGACAACATTGGCGAGTGCTGGCTCGGCGGCGACCACTACAAATGGCGCGGCATGCGCACCAACGGCGTCGCCGAAAAATACTGCACGGGCGATGCCTCCTGGCGCGAAAAGTTCCAGAAATGGGCGGAGACCGTTCCGCAAACCCTGCGCAACCCGCTCTACCATTGGACGCATCTGGAATTGCAACGCTATTTCGGCATCGATACGCTGCTGGGCCCGGCGACCGCCGAAGAAATCTACGAGGAGTGCTCCGCCAAGCTGCGCACGCCGGAATTCAGCGCCAAGAACCTCATGCGCACGATGAAGGTCAAGCTGGCCTGCACCACCGACGATCCCATCGACGATCTCGAGTGGCATAAGCAGATCGCCGCCGATGGCTTCGAGGCCAAGGTGCTGCCCACCTTCCGCCCCGACAGGGCCATGAACCTGTCGGATACCGCCGTGTGGAAAAACTATATCCAGCAACTCGAAGACGCATCCGAGCTCACGATCGTGAGCACGGATGCGCTGCTGGAGGCGGTTGACAAGCGGCATGCCTATTTCCATTCGGTCGGTTGCCGCCTTTCCGACCATGGCGTGGCCTATGTTCCGGATGCGCAGGCGGGGAGCGCCGAGCTGGAGTCGGTTTTCCGGCGGGCACTGGCCGGGGAGGCGATTGCACTGGAGGAGCGCGAAAAGTTCGAGGCGTGGTTCCTCTATGAAGTTGGCAAGATGAACCACCAGCGGGGATGGGCCCAGCAGTTCCACGTGGGCGTGTTCCGCAACAACAATAGTCGTTTGTTCAAGGCGCTGGGGCCGGACACGGGATTTGATTCGATTGCCGACTATCGCCAGGGTCCGGGGTTGATTCGTCTGCTGGACCGCCTGGATTCTTCGAACCAACTCGCGAAGACCGTTCTTTACAATATCCATCCGGGCGACAACGAGCTGATGGCCACGATGATCGGGAACTATCAGGACGGTTCCTGCCCCGGAAAGATGCAGTTCGGTTCCGGTTGGTGGTTCCTTGATCAGAAGGACGGCATGGAAAAGCAGATGAACGCGCTCTCGAACCTTGGTTTGCTCAGCCGCTTTGTCGGCATGCTTACGGACTCGCGAAGCTTCCTTTCCTACCCGCGCCACGAATATTTCCGCCGCATCCTATGCAACCTGATCGGCAACGATGTGGAGAACGGGGAGATCCCGGCCGACATGGAGCTGCTCGGCCAGATGGTGGAAAACATTTGCTACAACAACGCCGCCGAATATTTCGGCATTGATTTGTAG
- a CDS encoding lactate racemase domain-containing protein, translating into MISSFGENVSIQSDELRGLVSECLEKAGELKKVLLLPPDHTRLNSMAGPITAMVYERLVGEGVEVDILPTLGTHNPMTEAQLRMMFGDDIPLDAFKVHDWRNEVVRKGLVEGEMLSELSGGKVDYTVGVEVNRMLFAGYDLILSIGQVVPHEVVGMANYTKNIVVGAGGSDIINKSHFLGAVAGIENILGQTDSPVRRLFNHAVETYLSELPITYMLTVMEQDYATREMHMRGFYAGDDVSVFEEACKLARAVNITLLDREPKKVVVYLDPHEFQSTWLGNKAVYRTRMAIADGGELIVLAPALKEFGEDPTIDKLIRKFGYCGTPTTLKHVEEDEELRNNLGAAAHLIHGSSEGRFGITYCPGKDLSLDEVRSVGFKAVAFDEMAARYNPEELRDGWNMMPDGEEIFYISNPALGLWAYKEKFS; encoded by the coding sequence ATGATTAGTTCTTTTGGAGAGAACGTTTCAATCCAGTCCGACGAGTTGCGCGGGCTGGTTTCCGAATGCTTGGAAAAGGCGGGGGAGCTGAAGAAGGTTTTGCTTCTTCCGCCCGACCATACCCGCCTCAATTCGATGGCGGGGCCGATCACCGCCATGGTGTATGAGCGGCTCGTGGGCGAAGGGGTTGAGGTGGACATCCTGCCGACGCTCGGCACCCATAACCCGATGACCGAAGCGCAGCTGCGCATGATGTTCGGCGATGATATTCCGTTGGATGCGTTTAAGGTACACGACTGGCGAAACGAGGTCGTCCGCAAGGGGCTCGTCGAAGGCGAAATGCTCTCCGAGCTTTCGGGCGGGAAGGTGGACTACACCGTCGGTGTCGAGGTCAACCGGATGCTGTTCGCTGGCTACGACCTGATTCTCTCCATCGGCCAGGTGGTGCCGCACGAGGTGGTCGGCATGGCCAACTACACCAAGAACATCGTGGTCGGCGCGGGCGGTTCGGACATCATCAACAAATCGCATTTCCTCGGCGCGGTGGCGGGCATTGAAAACATTCTTGGCCAAACCGATTCCCCGGTGCGCCGCCTGTTCAACCATGCGGTCGAAACCTACCTTTCCGAGCTGCCGATCACCTACATGCTGACGGTGATGGAGCAGGATTATGCCACTCGCGAAATGCACATGCGCGGCTTCTATGCCGGCGACGATGTCTCCGTTTTCGAGGAGGCCTGCAAGCTGGCGCGCGCGGTGAACATTACGCTGCTCGACCGCGAGCCGAAGAAGGTGGTGGTCTATCTCGATCCGCACGAGTTCCAAAGCACGTGGCTCGGCAACAAGGCGGTGTACCGCACGCGCATGGCGATTGCCGACGGGGGCGAGCTGATCGTGCTGGCCCCGGCGCTCAAGGAGTTCGGCGAGGATCCAACCATCGACAAGCTGATCCGCAAGTTTGGCTATTGCGGAACCCCCACCACGCTGAAACACGTTGAGGAAGACGAAGAACTCCGCAACAACCTCGGCGCCGCGGCGCACTTGATCCACGGCTCGTCGGAGGGGCGCTTCGGGATCACCTATTGCCCCGGCAAGGATCTCTCTTTGGACGAAGTCCGTTCCGTCGGTTTCAAGGCCGTTGCCTTCGACGAGATGGCCGCGCGCTACAATCCGGAAGAACTCAGGGACGGTTGGAACATGATGCCGGACGGCGAAGAGATCTTTTATATTTCCAACCCGGCACTCGGCCTGTGGGCCTATAAGGAAAAATTTTCATGA
- a CDS encoding Crp/Fnr family transcriptional regulator, whose product MAIEKYRLPLLDVEGVLPILNKIAVLGGLDDAQLYTVFRMLETEHYNKGEFIFRQGDAPSHIRIVRSGKVRMVENVDGTAMELCEFGPGDCFGETSVIAIHTHTASALAVEETELLVIPREKLFALYDSDPKLFGMLALNIAREACRRLNKTEDIMLHYALGRKSENGWKQND is encoded by the coding sequence ATGGCCATCGAGAAATACAGGTTGCCGTTGCTGGATGTGGAGGGCGTGCTGCCGATCCTCAACAAGATTGCGGTTCTGGGCGGATTGGACGACGCCCAGCTCTACACGGTTTTCCGCATGCTGGAAACCGAGCACTACAACAAGGGCGAGTTCATCTTCCGGCAGGGCGATGCCCCGAGCCATATCCGCATTGTCCGTTCGGGGAAGGTGCGGATGGTGGAAAACGTGGACGGCACCGCGATGGAACTGTGCGAGTTCGGCCCCGGGGACTGTTTCGGCGAGACCTCGGTGATTGCGATCCACACGCACACGGCGAGCGCCTTGGCCGTCGAAGAGACGGAACTGCTGGTGATTCCGCGGGAAAAACTGTTTGCCTTGTACGACTCAGACCCCAAACTGTTTGGAATGTTGGCGCTCAACATTGCGCGCGAGGCGTGCCGGCGCCTCAACAAGACCGAGGATATCATGCTGCACTATGCGCTGGGTAGAAAGTCTGAAAACGGTTGGAAGCAAAATGATTGA
- the gnd gene encoding decarboxylating NADP(+)-dependent phosphogluconate dehydrogenase, whose translation MNQTNIGMIGLGVMGSNLARNMVSKGFSVSCYDWDESLRQGFASKFTDGFVHAESLKAFVGSIERPRKIMIMIKAGSPVDSVLGELAPLLEEGDVVIDGGNSQWEDTERRIAFCEGQGLLFVGCGVSGGEEGALNGPALMPGGSVGAWELIKPIFEAIAARTRKGAVCVNWIGQGGSGHFVKMVHNGIEYGDMQMICETYQVMRDGLGMSNMAMSEVFGRWNRGKLDSYLIEITRDILAYEDENGVCPVDYILDAAGQKGTGKWTLIAALDAGEPLPLIGEAVFARCLSALKADREEASKILIGPKTILDVAPEDFVMEVKEALYGSKIISYAQGFQLIQQVSMDRGWQIDLAGLAQLWRGGCIIRSTLLRTIKEAFERDPALSNLLLDPLISESVGEAQVHWRDAVARMTRVGIASPAMSSALSYYDGFRTARGSANLLQAQRDYFGAHTYERTDKPRGQFFHTQWF comes from the coding sequence ATGAACCAAACCAATATTGGAATGATCGGCCTGGGCGTGATGGGTTCAAACCTCGCGCGCAACATGGTGTCGAAGGGATTCTCCGTTTCGTGCTACGACTGGGACGAGTCGCTGCGCCAGGGATTTGCTTCGAAGTTCACCGATGGTTTTGTGCATGCAGAGAGTCTGAAGGCCTTTGTCGGGTCGATTGAGCGCCCGCGCAAAATCATGATCATGATCAAGGCCGGCTCGCCGGTCGATTCGGTGCTGGGCGAGCTGGCGCCGCTGCTGGAGGAAGGCGACGTCGTGATCGATGGCGGAAACTCCCAGTGGGAAGACACGGAGCGGCGCATTGCGTTTTGCGAAGGACAGGGTTTGCTGTTTGTTGGTTGCGGGGTGTCCGGCGGCGAAGAGGGCGCGCTCAACGGGCCGGCGCTGATGCCTGGCGGTTCCGTTGGTGCGTGGGAACTGATCAAGCCGATCTTTGAAGCGATTGCCGCTCGCACCCGGAAGGGTGCGGTATGTGTCAACTGGATCGGCCAGGGTGGTTCCGGCCATTTCGTGAAAATGGTTCACAATGGCATCGAATACGGCGACATGCAGATGATCTGCGAAACCTATCAGGTAATGCGCGACGGACTCGGCATGTCTAACATGGCCATGTCGGAGGTCTTCGGCCGCTGGAACCGAGGAAAACTCGATTCCTACCTGATCGAAATTACCCGCGATATTCTGGCATATGAAGATGAAAACGGAGTCTGCCCCGTGGACTATATTCTCGATGCCGCGGGCCAGAAAGGAACCGGCAAGTGGACGCTGATTGCGGCGCTGGACGCCGGCGAGCCGTTACCGCTGATTGGCGAAGCGGTATTTGCACGCTGCCTCTCCGCGCTGAAGGCGGACCGCGAGGAAGCTTCAAAAATACTGATCGGGCCCAAAACCATCCTTGATGTGGCTCCCGAGGATTTTGTGATGGAGGTCAAGGAGGCGCTGTACGGGTCTAAAATCATTTCCTATGCGCAGGGGTTCCAGCTGATCCAGCAGGTCTCCATGGATCGCGGCTGGCAGATTGATCTTGCGGGGCTGGCTCAGCTCTGGCGGGGCGGCTGCATTATCCGCTCGACGCTGCTGCGTACCATCAAGGAAGCGTTCGAGCGTGATCCGGCGTTGTCGAACCTGCTGCTGGATCCGTTGATTTCCGAATCCGTGGGCGAAGCGCAGGTGCACTGGCGCGATGCCGTGGCCCGCATGACGCGCGTCGGAATTGCTTCGCCGGCGATGAGTTCTGCACTGTCGTACTACGACGGCTTCCGCACGGCACGCGGCTCGGCCAACCTGTTACAGGCACAACGCGACTATTTCGGCGCACACACCTACGAGCGCACCGACAAGCCGCGCGGTCAATTTTTCCACACCCAATGGTTTTAA
- a CDS encoding PGPGW domain-containing protein, translated as MKRLIRNRHTKLLLKHAAGWFCIVAGLVMCITPGQGILTILIGVWLLADEIPMFGRLKAYLEHRFPKTADFVHRKGEQLRARFHKKLP; from the coding sequence ATGAAACGGCTGATCCGGAACAGACACACGAAGCTTCTGCTCAAACACGCGGCAGGTTGGTTCTGCATCGTGGCCGGACTGGTGATGTGCATCACCCCCGGACAAGGCATCCTCACCATCCTGATCGGGGTCTGGTTGCTGGCCGATGAAATCCCGATGTTCGGCCGCCTCAAGGCCTATCTTGAACACCGGTTCCCCAAAACCGCCGACTTTGTCCACCGCAAGGGCGAACAGCTCCGGGCCCGCTTCCACAAGAAGCTCCCGTAA
- the gnd gene encoding decarboxylating NADP(+)-dependent phosphogluconate dehydrogenase → MSKADIGLIGLAVMGENLVLNMESKGFTVAVFNRTVEKVDKFVSGRGAGKNFIGCHSIEELCASLETPRKLMMLVKAGDAVDAFIEQVIPHLEEGDIIIDGGNSHFPDTIRRTEYVESKGLLYIGTGVSGGEEGALLGPSIMPGGSAKAWESVKPIFQKISAQTDAGEPCCEWVGNDGAGHFVKMVHNGIEYGDMQMICETYQMMKEGLGLSNEEMHQVFTEWNESELDSYLIEITRDILGYKTEDGEAVIDQILDTAGQKGTGKWTAVSALDCGQPLTLIGEAVFARCLSALKDERVAASKVLSGPEVAFDGDKTALVADLKQALYASKIVSYAQGYQLMRAAAEEYNWTLNNGEIALMWRGGCIIRSVFLGKIKEAFDTNPDLVNLLLDPFFKDAVENAQAAWRRVIMKSVELGIPMPAIGAALAYFDGYRSARLPANLLQAQRDYFGAHTYERLDKPRGEFFHTNWTGRGGDTAASTYIA, encoded by the coding sequence ATGTCTAAAGCAGATATCGGATTGATTGGTTTGGCGGTAATGGGCGAGAACCTCGTCCTCAACATGGAAAGCAAGGGTTTCACGGTGGCGGTGTTCAACCGGACGGTGGAAAAGGTCGATAAGTTTGTTTCCGGCCGCGGCGCGGGCAAAAACTTCATCGGTTGCCACAGCATCGAAGAGCTCTGCGCCAGCCTGGAGACGCCCCGTAAGTTGATGATGCTCGTCAAGGCCGGCGATGCCGTCGATGCATTCATCGAGCAGGTGATTCCCCACCTCGAAGAGGGCGACATCATCATCGACGGCGGAAACTCGCACTTCCCCGACACGATCCGCCGCACCGAGTATGTCGAAAGCAAAGGCCTGCTCTACATCGGCACCGGTGTCTCCGGCGGCGAAGAGGGGGCGTTGCTCGGCCCGTCGATCATGCCCGGCGGTTCCGCCAAGGCGTGGGAATCGGTTAAGCCGATCTTCCAGAAAATCTCCGCCCAGACCGATGCCGGCGAACCCTGCTGCGAATGGGTGGGCAACGACGGCGCCGGCCACTTCGTCAAGATGGTGCACAACGGCATCGAATACGGCGACATGCAGATGATCTGCGAAACCTACCAGATGATGAAGGAAGGCCTCGGCCTCTCCAACGAGGAGATGCACCAGGTGTTCACCGAATGGAACGAGTCCGAACTCGATTCCTATCTCATCGAAATCACCCGCGATATCCTTGGCTACAAGACCGAGGACGGCGAGGCGGTCATCGACCAGATCCTCGACACCGCCGGCCAAAAGGGCACCGGCAAATGGACGGCGGTTTCCGCACTCGATTGCGGCCAGCCGCTCACGCTGATCGGTGAGGCCGTGTTTGCGCGCTGCCTCTCGGCGCTCAAGGACGAACGCGTGGCCGCTTCCAAGGTTTTGAGTGGCCCCGAGGTTGCGTTCGATGGCGACAAAACCGCGCTGGTTGCGGATCTGAAACAGGCGCTCTACGCCTCGAAGATCGTTTCCTACGCCCAGGGCTACCAGCTCATGCGTGCCGCGGCGGAGGAATACAACTGGACGCTCAACAACGGTGAGATTGCGCTGATGTGGCGCGGCGGCTGCATCATCCGCTCGGTCTTCCTGGGCAAGATCAAGGAGGCGTTCGACACCAATCCGGATCTCGTCAACCTGCTGCTCGACCCGTTCTTCAAGGACGCGGTTGAAAATGCGCAGGCCGCCTGGCGCCGCGTCATCATGAAGTCGGTTGAACTCGGCATCCCGATGCCGGCCATCGGTGCGGCACTGGCCTATTTCGATGGCTACCGCTCCGCGCGCCTCCCGGCCAACCTGCTGCAGGCGCAGCGCGACTATTTCGGCGCGCACACCTACGAGCGTCTGGATAAGCCGCGCGGCGAATTCTTCCACACCAACTGGACCGGCCGCGGCGGCGACACCGCCGCTTCCACCTACATCGCGTAG
- a CDS encoding sugar kinase, whose translation MAEKASKKYAMLVPTSMGVRLTPVDSQPFHCSDTFKMQATSAESNVASVSSFLGLRVKVLTAFVTNSPVSHFIKDNLGSRRMDFEGPEFEQGDPWGYRHQINMADSGWGSRGPRVQNDRAGEVGRELCADDFDLDRIFGEEGVEIVHLSGLIAALSPKTSQFCLDIARAAKAHGSKISFDLNYRASFWKGREDELSKAFHEIADASDILIGNEEDFQLCLGIEGPESGGEGLDGKIDGFKEMIGRVQAAYPNARYFATTLREVISANAHMWGALVTDGNEWEIILPREIGVLDRIGGGDGFVGGLLYGILKGWDVQKCARFGWASGALAATMLTDYAQPADEEQLWSIWEGNARVKR comes from the coding sequence ATGGCTGAGAAAGCATCAAAAAAATATGCCATGTTGGTCCCGACCAGCATGGGAGTTCGTTTAACGCCGGTCGATTCACAACCGTTCCACTGTTCCGACACCTTTAAAATGCAGGCAACCAGCGCCGAAAGCAATGTGGCCAGCGTCTCCTCCTTTCTGGGGTTGCGCGTCAAAGTGTTGACCGCGTTCGTCACCAATAGCCCCGTATCGCACTTCATCAAGGACAACCTCGGCAGCCGCCGCATGGACTTCGAGGGGCCCGAGTTCGAGCAGGGCGATCCGTGGGGCTATCGCCACCAGATCAACATGGCCGACAGCGGCTGGGGATCCCGCGGGCCGCGGGTGCAGAACGACCGCGCCGGCGAGGTGGGCCGCGAACTTTGCGCCGATGATTTCGACCTCGACCGGATCTTCGGCGAAGAAGGGGTGGAAATCGTCCACCTTTCGGGGCTCATTGCGGCGCTTTCGCCCAAGACCAGCCAGTTCTGCCTCGATATCGCCCGGGCGGCCAAAGCCCACGGCAGTAAAATCTCGTTCGACCTCAACTATCGCGCCAGCTTTTGGAAAGGCCGTGAGGATGAGCTAAGCAAGGCCTTCCATGAAATTGCTGATGCCAGCGACATCCTGATCGGCAACGAAGAGGATTTCCAGCTCTGCCTCGGCATCGAGGGGCCGGAATCCGGCGGTGAAGGGCTGGACGGGAAGATCGACGGTTTCAAGGAAATGATCGGCCGCGTCCAGGCCGCCTATCCGAACGCCCGCTATTTTGCCACGACGCTGCGGGAGGTCATCTCCGCAAACGCCCACATGTGGGGCGCGCTGGTGACCGATGGCAACGAGTGGGAAATCATCCTGCCGCGCGAGATTGGTGTGCTGGACCGCATTGGCGGTGGTGACGGCTTTGTTGGAGGGCTGCTCTACGGCATACTCAAGGGCTGGGACGTGCAAAAGTGCGCCCGGTTCGGCTGGGCCAGCGGGGCGCTGGCGGCAACCATGCTGACCGACTATGCCCAACCGGCGGACGAGGAGCAGCTGTGGAGTATTTGGGAAGGCAACGCACGGGTTAAACGTTAA
- a CDS encoding ankyrin repeat domain-containing protein, translating into MKIRLLFGLLLVCAGAVFASPKSILLVAGKPSHGAGEHEFPSSCDVLAKALNESGLNLKATVHYESWPDSDKLAKVDAVVVYCDGNKDHLLLGKESELLALSNRGIGIVFLHYALDGMPGLLDETILKVVGGYYVDKVSQNPLWTMKNPVIVKHPVTRGVKPFELKEEWYYNLRFGDVKPLFQAVPPEEEQAHTLAWVYGENVFGFTGGHFHSSWGQPDYRRLILNAIVWSVGLEVPEDGVVSADPIVVKNETILHAIAKGDPVDTLNHLLLGADVNEKNKQGWTPLHFASVRGKTECAEVLIAKGAELNPRTGTEKTPLHFAAERGFLDLARVLVEAGADLAAKDDEGWSPLHYAAEKDKVDVAAYFIEQGAEVDAISRRGGTPLHEASASASPAMINLLLNSGADKSIQATNGKTPLDYAIELGNEPAAALLN; encoded by the coding sequence ATGAAAATTCGTTTGCTGTTTGGTTTGCTGTTGGTTTGCGCGGGTGCTGTTTTCGCCTCGCCGAAGTCCATATTGCTGGTGGCGGGCAAGCCGAGCCACGGGGCGGGGGAGCACGAATTCCCTTCCAGTTGCGATGTGCTCGCCAAGGCGCTGAACGAATCCGGGCTGAACCTGAAGGCGACCGTTCACTACGAATCATGGCCGGACAGCGATAAACTGGCCAAGGTCGATGCGGTGGTGGTCTACTGCGACGGCAACAAGGATCATTTGTTGCTGGGCAAGGAGTCAGAGCTGCTGGCGCTCTCCAACCGCGGGATTGGTATTGTGTTCCTGCACTATGCCCTCGACGGCATGCCCGGCTTGCTCGACGAAACGATCTTGAAAGTGGTCGGTGGCTATTACGTGGACAAGGTCTCGCAGAATCCGCTCTGGACCATGAAGAACCCGGTTATCGTGAAGCATCCGGTTACGCGGGGCGTGAAGCCGTTCGAGCTGAAGGAGGAGTGGTACTACAACCTCCGGTTCGGGGATGTGAAACCGCTCTTCCAGGCCGTGCCGCCGGAAGAGGAGCAGGCGCATACGCTGGCCTGGGTGTATGGAGAAAATGTCTTTGGTTTCACCGGAGGCCATTTCCACAGTAGCTGGGGCCAGCCCGACTACCGCAGGCTCATCCTCAACGCCATCGTCTGGTCGGTCGGGCTCGAAGTGCCGGAGGACGGGGTTGTGTCGGCCGACCCGATCGTCGTGAAAAACGAAACCATCCTGCATGCCATCGCCAAAGGCGATCCGGTCGATACACTCAACCATTTGCTGCTCGGTGCGGACGTGAACGAAAAAAACAAGCAGGGCTGGACTCCGCTCCACTTTGCATCGGTGCGCGGCAAGACCGAATGCGCCGAGGTTTTGATTGCCAAGGGGGCGGAGCTTAATCCGCGGACCGGCACCGAAAAAACGCCATTGCATTTTGCGGCCGAACGCGGGTTCCTCGATCTGGCGAGGGTGTTGGTCGAGGCCGGCGCCGACCTTGCCGCCAAGGACGACGAAGGCTGGAGCCCGCTCCACTATGCCGCCGAAAAGGACAAGGTCGATGTCGCCGCCTATTTCATCGAACAGGGCGCCGAGGTCGATGCGATCAGCCGCCGGGGCGGGACGCCGTTGCACGAGGCCTCAGCCTCCGCCAGCCCAGCCATGATCAACCTCCTGCTCAACAGCGGCGCCGACAAATCCATCCAGGCCACCAACGGGAAAACCCCGCTCGACTACGCGATCGAACTCGGCAACGAGCCGGCGGCGGCGTTGCTGAACTAG